The following proteins are co-located in the Malus sylvestris chromosome 13, drMalSylv7.2, whole genome shotgun sequence genome:
- the LOC126595062 gene encoding transcription factor MYB16-like, protein MGRSPCWEKVGLKKGPWTPEEDQKLLTYIEEHGHGSWQALPAKAGLQRCGKSCRLRWSNYLRPDIKRGNFNLQEAQTIIQLHALVGNRWSAIASHLPKRTDNEIKNYWNTHLKKRLTKMGIDPMTHKLKHHEGYAKDSANISHMAQWESARLEAEARLGKESKLVITNANPFQHHLMICSSPNPAHQVVHVSNAPPALPCLDVLKAWREGCSLTTNSTIRNNVNSTMFSGGSMTAVDDLESPTSTLHLRHVNNAFNPPPMLNINNVFPCESGVLQNNDNVTYGCTDASAAWFADGFRSGNVDEEENVVVPAELSSKVMEGFTDVLVYDSEDHQQNALLGGEISGNGGDDGSCGGRGFEENRNYWNSILNLVNASASGSPVFGRFRV, encoded by the exons ATGGGGAGGTCTCCATGCTGGGAAAAAGTGGGTTTGAAAAAGGGACCGTGGACTCCAGAAGAAGACCAAAAGCTCTTAACTTACATAGAAGAGCATGGCCATGGAAGCTGGCAAGCCTTGCCAGCAAAAGCAG GGCTCCAAAGATGTGGGAAGAGCTGTCGACTAAGGTGGTCTAATTACCTGAGGCCCGATATCAAAAGAGGAAATTTCAATTTGCAAGAAGCGCAGACCATCATTCAGCTCCATGCTCTTGTCGgaaatag GTGGTCAGCTATAGCAAGCCATTTGCCGAAGAGGACAGACAACGAGATCAAAAACTACTGGAACACACATCTCAAGAAGAGACTAACCAAGATGGGCATCGACCCGATGACTCACAAGCTGAAGCACCACGAGGGTTATGCCAAGGACTCAGCCAACATAAGCCACATGGCGCAGTGGGAGAGTGCCAGGCTCGAAGCCGAGGCCAGACTTGGCAAGGAATCCAAGCTTGTCATCACCAACGCTAACCCTTTCCAACACCACCTCATGATCTGCAGCTCCCCCAACCCTGCTCACCAAGTAGTACACGTCAGCAACGCCCCGCCGGCGCTTCCGTGCCTGGATGTGCTCAAAGCATGGCGAGAGGGATGCTCGTTGACAACAAACTCAACAATTAGAAACAATGTTAACAGTACAATGTTTTCAGGTGGTTCTATGACGGCCGTGGACGACCTTGAATCTCCGACGTCCACGTTGCACTTGAGGCACGTTAATAACGCGTTTAATCCTCCTCCCATGCTAAACATAAACAATGTTTTTCCATGCGAGTCCGGGGTGTTGCAGAACAATGATAATGTTACCTATGGTTGTACGGATGCTAGTGCTGCATGGTTTGCGGACGGTTTTAGGTCAGGGAATGTTGATGAGGAGGAGAATGTGGTTGTGCCAGCTGAGCTCTCAAGTAAGGTCATGGAGGGTTTCACGGATGTTTTGGTTTACGACTCAGAGGATCATCAGCAGAACGCGTTGCTGGGCGGAGAGATCTCTGGAAATGGTGGCGACGACGGAAGCTGCGGCGGTCGCGGCTTTGAAGAGAACAGGAATTACTGGAACAGTATACTCAATTTGGTTAATGCTTCAGCGTCTGGGTCGCCTGTGTTTGGACGTTTCAGAGTCTAG